The Zonotrichia albicollis isolate bZonAlb1 chromosome 6, bZonAlb1.hap1, whole genome shotgun sequence genome window below encodes:
- the PRRG4 gene encoding transmembrane gamma-carboxyglutamic acid protein 4 isoform X2 translates to MLAALVVLCQLRVAVLAFPHCLGRSKDSEKPEWKMFTSAREANLFIGRHLLNNRFDFEAFTADNLERECNEELCNYEEAREIFEDPDKTMVFWRDYSIKGPNIKLGDEALQKINVTGLLISLVAAGGLLVIIGLIVFYCCKSRCKSRQPPGYMGYVRSRRRNSANIFRRHEEFSLSPLPGDPELPTYEQAVVSDGQHAVPPPPYPGPPRHPRLFRKSMSLPGP, encoded by the exons ATGCTCGCCGCGTTGGTGGTGCTGTGTCAGCTGCGTGTGGCGGTGCTCGCCTTTCCTCACTGCCTTGGCAGATCAAAGGACTCGGAGAAACCGGAATGGAAAA TGTTCACATCTGCAAGGGAGGCCAATTTATTCATTGGACGACATCTTCTGAACAACAGATTTGATTTTGAAGCATTCACAGCTGATAACCTGGAAAGGGAATGCAATGAAGAACTGTGCAATTATGAAGAAGCAAGAGAAATTTTTGAAGACCCTGATAAAACG ATGGTTTTTTGGAGAGACTATTCAATTAAAGGCCCTAACATAAAATTAG GTGATGAGGCACTGCAGAAGATTAATGTCACAGGGCTGCTCATCAGCCTGGTTGCTGCTGGAGGGCTGTTGGTTATAATTGGACTGATTGTCTTCTACTGCTGCAAGAGCAGATGCAAATCAAGGCAGCCACCAGG GTACATGGGGTATGTGAGGAGCAGAAGAAGGAATTCAGCCAACATCTTCAGGAGGCACGAGGAGTTCTCCTTGAGCCCCCTTCCCGGGGACCCGGAGCTGCCCACCTACGAGCAGGCAGTGGTCTCTGATGGCCAGCACGCCGTGCCCCCACCCCCTTACCCAGGGCCCCCCAGGCACCCCCGGCTCTTCAGAAAGTCCATGTCCCTCCCTGGCCCCTag
- the PRRG4 gene encoding transmembrane gamma-carboxyglutamic acid protein 4 isoform X1, with protein MLAALVVLCQLRVAVLAFPHCLGRSKDSEKPEWKSVFTSAREANLFIGRHLLNNRFDFEAFTADNLERECNEELCNYEEAREIFEDPDKTMVFWRDYSIKGPNIKLGDEALQKINVTGLLISLVAAGGLLVIIGLIVFYCCKSRCKSRQPPGYMGYVRSRRRNSANIFRRHEEFSLSPLPGDPELPTYEQAVVSDGQHAVPPPPYPGPPRHPRLFRKSMSLPGP; from the exons ATGCTCGCCGCGTTGGTGGTGCTGTGTCAGCTGCGTGTGGCGGTGCTCGCCTTTCCTCACTGCCTTGGCAGATCAAAGGACTCGGAGAAACCGGAATGGAAAAGTG TGTTCACATCTGCAAGGGAGGCCAATTTATTCATTGGACGACATCTTCTGAACAACAGATTTGATTTTGAAGCATTCACAGCTGATAACCTGGAAAGGGAATGCAATGAAGAACTGTGCAATTATGAAGAAGCAAGAGAAATTTTTGAAGACCCTGATAAAACG ATGGTTTTTTGGAGAGACTATTCAATTAAAGGCCCTAACATAAAATTAG GTGATGAGGCACTGCAGAAGATTAATGTCACAGGGCTGCTCATCAGCCTGGTTGCTGCTGGAGGGCTGTTGGTTATAATTGGACTGATTGTCTTCTACTGCTGCAAGAGCAGATGCAAATCAAGGCAGCCACCAGG GTACATGGGGTATGTGAGGAGCAGAAGAAGGAATTCAGCCAACATCTTCAGGAGGCACGAGGAGTTCTCCTTGAGCCCCCTTCCCGGGGACCCGGAGCTGCCCACCTACGAGCAGGCAGTGGTCTCTGATGGCCAGCACGCCGTGCCCCCACCCCCTTACCCAGGGCCCCCCAGGCACCCCCGGCTCTTCAGAAAGTCCATGTCCCTCCCTGGCCCCTag